Part of the Micromonospora inyonensis genome, CCGACATGGCCGGCAGCTTCACCATCGCGGCTCGGGTGAAGCTGACCAGCAACTGTGCTGGTACGCCCATGACCGTCTTGTCCCAGAAGGGCACGCACAACAGTTCCGTCATCGTCCGCTGCAACGCGGCAGGAACCTGGGAGATGGCGGTTCCGGGCACGGACACGGTCGGCGCGACCTCGACGGCGGTGGACACCGGAACCAGGCCCAGGACCCTGGGCAAGGGCGACCACCTCGCACTGGTCTACAACGGCTACACCCGTGAGATGCTGCTCTACGTCAACGGCGTGCCCACCGACGCGATCGAACTGATCACGCCGTTCACCGCCACCGGCGGACTGCAACTGGGCCGGGCCTTTGTCGACGACGGTTACCGCGAACACCTCTCCGCGGCAGTGGACGACGTCCGCGTCTACGACGGCGTCGCCGACACCACCCTCGTACAGCGCTTGACCATCTCGATCAGGGAACAGCCGACCATCTGACGACCGGTGTCCGGGGCCCCCTGTCCCGGACGCCCTCAACCTTCATCCCGTCGTGGACCCCTTGGAGGGTTGATGTTCTCCCGCGTCATGACCGTGCCCGGGATGCTCCGCCGTCGGCTGGTCCGGCCGGTTGCCTGGTCGATGGCCACCGTGATGGCGGTCAGCCTCATGCAGGTCACTGCTCCACCCGCCGACGCCACCCCGGACCGCCCAGGCCGTCCGGAGGCCACGGACCGCAAACCTCCCCCCGCCTTTCCGCCGCTGCCGGTGAAGCCCCGCACACCAGCCAGCGGTGCGACGGCCGCCCCGCCGGTGAAGGTAACCTGGCCAACTCCTGCCACCGAGGAGATCGCCGTCCCGACCTCGACCGGTGCCACGGTCGGCGGTCTCGCCGTCTCGGTGACGGTGCCCGGTGAACAGCGGTCGCCGCGTACCACCGACCGGGAGCCGTCGGTTCCGGGCAAGGTTCGGGTTCAGGTCCTGGACCGGGCGTGGTCGGCACGGGCCGGAGTGAACGGTCCGGTGTTCCGGGTCAGCCGCTCGGACGGTCGGGAAGATGCGGGCGCGATCCGGTTCGGCGCGGGATACGCGGGAATCGCGGGTGCCTACGGCGGTGACTTCGGCGCCCGGCTGCGCCTGGTCCGCCTCCCGGAGTGCGCGCTCAGCACCCCGGACCGCCCGGACTGCGCCGCGCAGTCCCTGCCGACCGTGAACGACGGCGAGAACCGGACCGTCTCGGCCGACCTGACGACCCCCGCGACGGGTAACGCCCTCCTCGCCCTGACGGCCACGGACTCGTCGGCCCAGGGCAGCTACGCGGCCACCAGCCTGGCGCCCTCCTCGAAGTGGTCCGTCGCCCCGTCGACCGGCGGATTCTCCTGGTCGTACCCGATGCGGACGCCCCCGGTGCCTGGTGGCGGCGGACCCGGGACCGCGCTCAGCTACTCCTCCCAGGCGGTAGACGGCCGCACCACCACCACCAACAACCAGGGCTCCTGGATCGGCGAGGGGTTCACCTACGAACCCGGATACATCGAGCGCCGTTACAAGCCCTGCGCGGACGACGGCCAGACCCAGTACGCCGACCAGTGTTGGGCGTACGACAACGCCACCATCCTGATCAACGGCAAGTCGACCGAACTCGTCAAGGTCGGCGCGCACACCTGGCGGTTCGCCGACGACGACAACTCGAAGGTCGAACGACTGCGCGGCGCGGTCAACGGGGACAGCGGTAGCCCCAACGTCGGCGACGCTGGCGACACCGGCGAGCACTGGCGGGTGACGACCCCCGAGGGCACCCAGTACTACTTCGGCCTCAACCGGCTGCCCGGCTGGACATCCGGCAAGGAGGAGACCAGCTCCACCTGGACCGTCCCGATCTACGGCGACGATGCCGACGAACCCTGCAAGAAGGCGACCTTCACCGAGTCGTACTGCGACCAGGGCTGGCGGTGGAACCTCGACTACGTCAAGGACCGCCACGGGAACGTCACCTCCTACTTCTACGGGCGCGAGACGAACCACTACGCCCGGGGTAAGCGGACGGACGTCAACGGGGTGCCCTATCACCGTGGCGGGTGGCTCAAGCGGATCGACTACGGCCAGCGTGACGGCGCGGTCTACACGAGTAACGCCCCGGCCCGGGTGCAGTTCGGCACCGACGAACGCTGCCTGCCCACCACCGGCGTCGACTGCGACCCGGCGGACCTGACCGACGCCACCGCGTCCCACTGGCCGGACGTGCCGTTCGACCGGAACTGCGCGGCGAACACCCATTGCCGGGCCGACCAGATCACCCCGACCTTCTGGACCCGGAAGCGGCTCACCACGATCACCACCGAGATCCGGGGTGCGACCGCCTGGATCCCGGTCGACCAGTGGAAGCTCGGCCACATCTTCCTCGACAACTCCGATGGCAGCCGCAGCCTCTGGCTGGAGAAGATCACGCACACCGGCCTGGTCAACGGCAGCGCCGCCATGCCGGTCGTAAAGCTCGAGGCGCAACAGTTGCCCAATCGCATCGACCGTACCGGCGACTTCATCGCGCCGTTGATCCGCCCCCGGATGAGCACGATCTACACCGACACCGGCGGTCAGATCGACATCCTCTACGAAGATCCCGACTGCACGGAGAGCACCCTGCCCACCGAGGGCAACAGCACCCGGCGCTGCTTCCCGGTCAAGTGGAACCCGCTCGGCAGCGCCGGCCAGACCACCGACTGGTTCCACAAGTACGTCGTCGCCGAGGTCAAGGAAGTCGACCGCACCGGTGCCGCGCCGAACATGGTCACCCAGTACGACTACCTCGACGGTGCCGCCTGGCGGCACGCGGAGCCGGACGGCATCAGCAAGGTCGAGGACCAGACGTGGAGCGAGTGGCGCGGTTACGGCCGGGTCCAGGTCATCCGGGGCGACGGCGCGGTGATGACCACCAAGGACGAGTTCCGGTACTTCCGCGGCATGCACGGCGACAAGTCACCGACCGGCGGTACCCGCTCGGTGACCGTGAGCGACTCCACCAATGCCAGCTACACGGATCACGACCAGCTCGTCGGCTTCCAGTTGGAGGGCACGACCTTCGACGGCCCCACCGAGGTCAACAAGACGATCACGACGCCCTGGCGCTACGTCAGCGCGACCGAGTCGCATCCGTGGGGTAGCAAGACGGCGGCCTTCGTCAACACCGCCACGACCCGGAACTTCACCGCGCTGGCCGCCGGCGGATGGAGGCAGACGAAGAGTTCGACGACCTTCGACTCCGTCCGTGGCCGGCCGATCCGCACGGAACACGAGGGCGACGTCGGCAAGACCGGCGACGAGTCCTGCGTCCGTACCAGCTATGCCGACAGCTCGACCGTCTACCTCTACGCGCTCGTCTCGCGGGTGGAGTCGGTGTCCGTGCTCTGTTCGGCCACCCCGGACCGGAGTACGCAGGTCATCTCCGACGACCGGACCCGGTACGACGGAAACGCGTTCGGCGTGTCCCCGACCCTGGGGAACCCGACCCGCACCGAGCGGCTGGCCAGCCACGACGGCACCACCGCGACCTACGTCCGGGTCGCCGAGGGCACCTTCGACCAGTACGGCCGCCCGAAGACCGCCACCGACGCCGTCGGCTCGGTCACCCACATGACCTACACGGAGACCAACGGTCTGACCACGACGCTGGTCGAGCGCAACCCGCTGGGACACGAGACCACCACCCGGTACGCCCCGGCCTGGGGTAGCCCGGTCAGCCAGAGCGACCCGAACGACCTGCTCACCGAGTTGCAGTACGACCCGCTCGGCCGGCTGACCAAGGTCTGGCTGCCGGACACCAGCGGAGTCGGCGGGGCCGCCGCGCCGAACATCAAGTACACCTACCTGGTCCGCGCCGACCAGCCGGTCGCGGTGAAGACCGAGAAGAGGCAGAACGACCAGTCCTACAGCGTGCAGTACACGCTCTACGACGGATTCCTGCGTCCCCGGCAGATCCAGAACGAGGGGCCAACCGGGACCCGCATGGTCGCCGACACCTTCTACACGGGGACCGGCAAGCTCGACCGGACGTACGCCACGTACCAGGCTGCCGGAGCCCCGAGCGACCAGATCGTCGGCACGGTCCTCAGCTCGGTGGAGCGGCAGACGAAATACCTCTACGACGGCGCGGACCGCGTCAAGGCCGAAGTCTTCATCGTCCGGGGCGCTGAGAAGTGGCGGACCACGACCACCTACGGCGGAGACCGGGTCGCGGTCGACCCGCCGCAGGGCGGCACGCCCCGCACCACCGTCACCAACGCCCTCGGCCAGGTCACCGAGTTGCGGCAGCACAAGGGTGCCGACCCCAGCACCGCCTACGACACGACCACGTACACGTACACCCCGGCAGGTCACTTGCAGACCGTGACCGACCCTGCGGGCAACGTGTGGCGGCACACGTACGACCAGCGGGGCCGGAAGACCGGATCCGTCGACCCGGACGCCGGCACCTCGTCCTTCAGCTACGACGACCTCGACCGCCTGACCAGCACGACGAACGGGGCCGGTGCCACGGTCAGTCACTCCTTCGACCTGATCGGGCGCAAGCTCGCCACCTACGAGGGCTCGGCGGCCACCGGTGAGCTGCTCAGCGACTGGACCTGGGATCTGGAGCTGCTGGGGACGCTCTCCGGCACCAACCGGTACGTCGACGATGCCGTCTACTCCACGTACTACGTCGGGTATGACGAGTTCTACCGGCCGCACGGCACCCAGTACTACGTACCACCGCACGCTGGTGCCGAACTCGCCACCATGTACGCCTTCGGCACCGAGTACAACCCGGACGGCACCGTAAACGCTATCGGGGTGTCCGACGGCGGCGGCCTGCCCTTCGAGTCGATCGCCTACACGTACGACAACCTTGAGCGACTGACCGCCATGGAGGGCTCCACCGCGTACCTCCTCAGCGCCGAGTACGAGGCGACCGGTGAGGTGACCCGGGTGCAAGCACCACTCGGCACCGGAAACGTCTTCGCCACCTACGCGTACGAGGAGGGCACGCGGCGGCTCAGCCGCCACACCCTGAGCCGCACCAGCGGGCCGACCTACGACGTCGACGCTCTCTACTCGTACGACCCGGCGGGCAACGTCACCCAGATCGCGGACACTCCGGGCAACGTCCGTGACGTGCAGTGCTTCACGTACGACTACCTGCGCCGGATGACCGAGGCGTGGACCTCGGCGAGCACGGCGACCGATCCCTGCGCGGGCGGCGCGGCCACCACCGGTGTCGGTGGGATCGCCCCCTACCGCCACTCGTACACCTACGACGTGGTCGGCAACCGGAAGACCGAGACCCAGCACGCGGTCGGCGGCAGCCTGCTCACCGAGCGGGAGTACAAGTACCCTGCGCCCGGCCAGCCCCGGCCGCACACGCTCAGCCAGATGACCGAGACCACCGTGCAAGGGACGCGGCTCCACACCTACCAGTACGACAACGCGGGGAACACCACGACGCGTACCGAGGTGGGTGAGGACCAGACCCTGGTCTGGGACGCCGAGGGCAACCTCGATTCGGTCACCGACGCCGCTGGTGCGAAGACGAGCTTCGTCTACGACGTCGACGGGTCCCGGATCCTCCGTAAGGAGCCGGACGCCACGACGCTCTACCTGCCGGGCATGGAAGTACGCCTCAACCACACCACCCGCGCTACCGAGGGAACCCACTTCTACGGTCTGCCCGGCGGCGGGACGATGGTCCGGAAGCTCAACGGCCTGCACTACGTCCAGCCCGACCACCACGGCACCGGACAGGCCACGATCGACAAGACCGGCGCAATCGTCCACCGCCGCTCCACCCCGTTCGGCAATCCACGCGGCACCCAGCCGGCACCGGGGCAGTGGCCCACACAGAAGGGCTTCGTCGGCGGCAACCTGGACCCCACGACCGGTCTGATCAACATCGGGGCGCGCGAGTACGACCCGAAGATCGGGCGGTTCATCTCGGTCGACCCGGTCATCGACGTCAACGACCCGCAACAGATGCACGGGTACGCGTACGCGAACAACAGCCCGGCAACCTTCTCCGACCCGACCGGCCTTTACCACGAGGAAGGCAACGACGGCGACGGACAGCAGGGCTACCAGACCGACACCGGCATCACCGTGACCGGGAAGCCGCTGAACCTCCCCCCAGCCTCCACCACCAAGCGCGATCGTGGAAACGACGGCGGGAACGACTCGGCGGCCGAAGCGGCGGAGCGGGAGCGTCAGGCGCGGATCGCCCGAGCGAAACAGAAGATCCTCGAGGCCGCGAAGTCCCTGGCCAAGGTGGCCATGGACGAACTCGGCATCACCGACGCCCTGAACTGCCTCACCAAGGGCGACCTCGACGGCTGTCTCAACACCGCCATCGACCTCGCCACCTCCTTCGTGGGCGGCCTGGTCGCCAAATTCGCCCGCAAGTACGGGCCCCCGTGGAAGTGGGACGACGGGGTCGCCCTGGGCAACAAGGTCAAGGGCCTGCTCGGCGACCTCGTCAGCGGAGTCAGACAACTCATCACGGCGAAATCATGCAAGAACAGCTTCCTCCCCGGCACCCTCGTACTGATGGCCGACGGCTCACGCAAACCCATCGAGGAGATCACCACCGGGGAGCAGGTGCTCGCCACCGATCCCGAAACCGGCGAGACCGTCGCCAAGACAGTGGTCGCCACGATCACCGGTGATGGTGAGAAGCACCTGGTCAAGGTCACGATCGACCTCGACGGCGAGGCCGGCACGGCTACCGCGTCCGTCGTGGCCACCGACAACCACCCGTTCTGGGTGCCCGAACTCCACCAGTGGATCGACGCCACCAACCTCCACGCCGGCCAACTCCTCCAGACCTCAGCGGGCACCCACGTCCAGATCACCTCCATCGCCCGATGGACCCAACCCCAACAGGTCCACAACCTCACCATCGACGACATCCACACGTACTATGTGATGGCCGGCGAAACTCCGGTGCTCGTTCACAACTGCAATTTCAAGCCCGGGGTGGCTGACGAGAAATACGACAAGCATGTTCTTGGCCTCGATGATGCCGGCAATGCAACGCGCAAGCCGGATATGTCAGAGTATGACTATGACGGCGGATTCGAGGACTTCGTATCCGATGCGCAGAAGCTGATGTGCGGCAATTCCTGCCCAGCGGGAGCGCGGCAGGCTGTACGAAGCAGCGACGGAGCCATCATTCGACTTGACTCGTCCGGCAGGGTCGGAATTAGGCAAGGTAACGTGATTACTACATACTTCCGTCCTGATGACCCAGCGGCGTACTTCGCTCGCGAGGCTGCCAGATGACGGTGCGAGATGCGAGCTTCGCCCAGGTGTTCGCCCAGTTCATGCGTGACACAGGGCGCTGGCGAGACTGCGAGCCGGATGCCCTCCTAGCGCGATGGTCGGGATTCGTAGAGTCCTGTATCCGTGGCTATAAAGGTGACGCTGAAGACTATTTCAATGATTTGACGGCGCGTGATGGCCTGGAGCGCGCGATGCGAGAATCGGCCCTTGCTCATTTTCCTGAACTGGATGATCTGCGGCGGGCGGTCTTAGAAATAGATGAAGAGTTCCGCAGAATCCTGCGCACTGATGCTTTTCCAAGGGCCCCTATGGATGAATGGTGGAATCGTGGAATCGTAAGTTACGCTGGCGCGCGTTTGGTTGAAGAGCTGAGTCAGACTTACGGCATTAACATCGACCTCGTGTGATAAGGAGGGGCGTCAGCTTGGTTGAGCCCTCTTGCGGAACGTGTTTTCGTCGTTGCGGTGGGCGCTGAAGGGTGCGGCCGTTTGCCTGCGTTGCTGTCACTGTCGATGTCAGGCAATTGGCATACATGCAAGTATCTCGATGAAGCTGCGGGTTGTCCTTCCGAGGCGTGAAGCTCGTTCAAGCGACACCTTGCCGGCGCAGGGCTCCGGTGGCACGGCGCGTAGCGGCGTGGCGTCGATCCCCGGAACCCATCGCCGTGGTTGGCCCGTGAAGGGATCGTCACGGCCTTGATCGCGTCGGCTGGGAGGCGTCGATTGGCCGCTCCGCTCGCGGCGGCCGCGTGCGCGCGGGCCGAAGGCTGTAGCGCGGGCGCGCGGCCCGGCGTCAGCCGGGCCGTCTTGATCTGGTGAAGCAGTTCTTAGCCCAGTGGCTCCGTCGGTGGCGGGGCTGCTGGGCTACGCCTTGGGGTTGCGGCGTCGCTTCACTGCTGGCCTGTCGGCGGCAGGGGCGCTGCTGGTGGTGCCGGCGGCTCGTCCGAGGTTGGCTTCGTAGGCGGCGAGGTCGTCGGCGAGGTCGGTGTGTGTCTGTTGGAGGGTGGCGAGTTCTTCGGTGGCTTGCCAGGCGGCGGCCGTGTCCTTGTTCATGAACGCCGTGGCTGGCCTGTCCCGGCGCGAGGCGGCCCGGCAGGTCCGGATGGCCTTCGCCAAGGTCGCCGAGTTCCAGGCGCGGGGAGTGGTCCACTTCCACGCGATCGTCCGGCTCGACGGACCGGACGGCCTGCCCACCCCGCCGCCGACCTGGGCGACCAGCGACGTGCTGGAAAGCTCGATCCGCCGGGCGGTCCCCGTCGTCGCCGTCCCCATGCCAGCGGTGGTCGGCGGGCCTGTATTGCGGTGGGGCCGGCAGGTTGACATTCAGCCGCTTCCCGCAGGGGATGTGGTGGTGGCCCGGTATGTGGCGAAGTACGCCATGAAGACCGCCGAGGCCGTCGGCGTCGACCTGCCGCCGCTGTTCTGCCGCGCTTGCCGAGGCGACGGCCTACGCCCCGGCGACGGGCTCCGACTCTGGTGCCGGGTGTGTTCGGGCACCGGCAGACGTCCCGGCGTCAGCCTCGACCAGCTCCCGGCGCACGGCCGCCTGTTGGTGGAAACCTGCTGGCGGCTCGGCGGACTGCCCGAACTGCGAGGGCTGCGGCTGCGCCGCTGGGCGCACCAGCTCGGCTACCGGGGCCACGTCACCAGCAAGTCACTGGCCTACTCGACCACCTTCGCCGCGCTACGCGGTGAACGGCGCCGGTGGCGGCTGACCCGACACGCCGCCGCTGTCGGTGTCGACCTGACCACCGACCTGCTCGCCGTCGGGGACTGGCGCTACACCGGCCAACTCGGGGAGGACGCGTGAGCAGCCCCGACCTGTTGACCGTCACCGACGTGATGGCCCGTCTGCAAGTCGGCCGGCACACCGTCTACGACCTGATCCGCTCCCGCCGGCTGCACTCCGTCCGCATCGGCCGCTGCCGCCGCATCCCGGCCCGGTCCCTGGCCGGCTACCTCGACTCACTGAACAAGGAGGCCGACCATGGCCGGTAGAAAGGCCAACGGCGAAGGCACCATCTTCCAGCGGGCCGATGGCCGCTGGTGCGGCGCTGGCTACGTCCTCGCCGCCGACGGCAGCCGCAAGCGCATCTACGTCTACGGCGCCACCCGCCGCCAGGCGGCGGACAAGCTTGCCGAGAAGCTGGCCGACTCGAACCGGGGCCTGGTCGTGGCCGCCGACCCCAACCTCACCGTCGGCGATTACCTGACCGCGTGGTTGACCGGCCTGGCCCGGCACCGGCTCCGGGCCACCACGTACGTCACCTACGAATCCCTGGTCCGTCGGTTCCTGATCCCCGGTCTCGGCGCGCGGAAACTCGGCACGCTCACGGTCCGGGACGTGCGGACCTTCCTTGACCGGCTTCCGGGCGTGT contains:
- a CDS encoding polymorphic toxin-type HINT domain-containing protein; translation: MFSRVMTVPGMLRRRLVRPVAWSMATVMAVSLMQVTAPPADATPDRPGRPEATDRKPPPAFPPLPVKPRTPASGATAAPPVKVTWPTPATEEIAVPTSTGATVGGLAVSVTVPGEQRSPRTTDREPSVPGKVRVQVLDRAWSARAGVNGPVFRVSRSDGREDAGAIRFGAGYAGIAGAYGGDFGARLRLVRLPECALSTPDRPDCAAQSLPTVNDGENRTVSADLTTPATGNALLALTATDSSAQGSYAATSLAPSSKWSVAPSTGGFSWSYPMRTPPVPGGGGPGTALSYSSQAVDGRTTTTNNQGSWIGEGFTYEPGYIERRYKPCADDGQTQYADQCWAYDNATILINGKSTELVKVGAHTWRFADDDNSKVERLRGAVNGDSGSPNVGDAGDTGEHWRVTTPEGTQYYFGLNRLPGWTSGKEETSSTWTVPIYGDDADEPCKKATFTESYCDQGWRWNLDYVKDRHGNVTSYFYGRETNHYARGKRTDVNGVPYHRGGWLKRIDYGQRDGAVYTSNAPARVQFGTDERCLPTTGVDCDPADLTDATASHWPDVPFDRNCAANTHCRADQITPTFWTRKRLTTITTEIRGATAWIPVDQWKLGHIFLDNSDGSRSLWLEKITHTGLVNGSAAMPVVKLEAQQLPNRIDRTGDFIAPLIRPRMSTIYTDTGGQIDILYEDPDCTESTLPTEGNSTRRCFPVKWNPLGSAGQTTDWFHKYVVAEVKEVDRTGAAPNMVTQYDYLDGAAWRHAEPDGISKVEDQTWSEWRGYGRVQVIRGDGAVMTTKDEFRYFRGMHGDKSPTGGTRSVTVSDSTNASYTDHDQLVGFQLEGTTFDGPTEVNKTITTPWRYVSATESHPWGSKTAAFVNTATTRNFTALAAGGWRQTKSSTTFDSVRGRPIRTEHEGDVGKTGDESCVRTSYADSSTVYLYALVSRVESVSVLCSATPDRSTQVISDDRTRYDGNAFGVSPTLGNPTRTERLASHDGTTATYVRVAEGTFDQYGRPKTATDAVGSVTHMTYTETNGLTTTLVERNPLGHETTTRYAPAWGSPVSQSDPNDLLTELQYDPLGRLTKVWLPDTSGVGGAAAPNIKYTYLVRADQPVAVKTEKRQNDQSYSVQYTLYDGFLRPRQIQNEGPTGTRMVADTFYTGTGKLDRTYATYQAAGAPSDQIVGTVLSSVERQTKYLYDGADRVKAEVFIVRGAEKWRTTTTYGGDRVAVDPPQGGTPRTTVTNALGQVTELRQHKGADPSTAYDTTTYTYTPAGHLQTVTDPAGNVWRHTYDQRGRKTGSVDPDAGTSSFSYDDLDRLTSTTNGAGATVSHSFDLIGRKLATYEGSAATGELLSDWTWDLELLGTLSGTNRYVDDAVYSTYYVGYDEFYRPHGTQYYVPPHAGAELATMYAFGTEYNPDGTVNAIGVSDGGGLPFESIAYTYDNLERLTAMEGSTAYLLSAEYEATGEVTRVQAPLGTGNVFATYAYEEGTRRLSRHTLSRTSGPTYDVDALYSYDPAGNVTQIADTPGNVRDVQCFTYDYLRRMTEAWTSASTATDPCAGGAATTGVGGIAPYRHSYTYDVVGNRKTETQHAVGGSLLTEREYKYPAPGQPRPHTLSQMTETTVQGTRLHTYQYDNAGNTTTRTEVGEDQTLVWDAEGNLDSVTDAAGAKTSFVYDVDGSRILRKEPDATTLYLPGMEVRLNHTTRATEGTHFYGLPGGGTMVRKLNGLHYVQPDHHGTGQATIDKTGAIVHRRSTPFGNPRGTQPAPGQWPTQKGFVGGNLDPTTGLINIGAREYDPKIGRFISVDPVIDVNDPQQMHGYAYANNSPATFSDPTGLYHEEGNDGDGQQGYQTDTGITVTGKPLNLPPASTTKRDRGNDGGNDSAAEAAERERQARIARAKQKILEAAKSLAKVAMDELGITDALNCLTKGDLDGCLNTAIDLATSFVGGLVAKFARKYGPPWKWDDGVALGNKVKGLLGDLVSGVRQLITAKSCKNSFLPGTLVLMADGSRKPIEEITTGEQVLATDPETGETVAKTVVATITGDGEKHLVKVTIDLDGEAGTATASVVATDNHPFWVPELHQWIDATNLHAGQLLQTSAGTHVQITSIARWTQPQQVHNLTIDDIHTYYVMAGETPVLVHNCNFKPGVADEKYDKHVLGLDDAGNATRKPDMSEYDYDGGFEDFVSDAQKLMCGNSCPAGARQAVRSSDGAIIRLDSSGRVGIRQGNVITTYFRPDDPAAYFAREAAR
- a CDS encoding helix-turn-helix domain-containing protein, with the translated sequence MSSPDLLTVTDVMARLQVGRHTVYDLIRSRRLHSVRIGRCRRIPARSLAGYLDSLNKEADHGR